Proteins from one Enterobacter bugandensis genomic window:
- the pagP gene encoding lipid IV(A) palmitoyltransferase PagP, translating into MLNFASNIKNGNCIVIVRNTFFSILLFIIGQLTFSSVAQAENNATDKGWFSTFTDNVSQTWSAPEHYDLYVPAITWHARFAYDKEKTDKYNERPWGAGFGQSRWDEKGNWHGIYLMAFKDSFNKWEPIGGYGWEKTWRPLADENFHVGLGYTAGVTARDNWKYIPIPVLLPLASVGYGPATFQMTYIPGTYNNGNVYFAWMRFQF; encoded by the coding sequence ATGTTAAACTTTGCCTCGAATATCAAGAATGGTAATTGCATTGTGATTGTACGTAATACTTTTTTCTCTATTTTATTGTTTATTATTGGCCAGTTAACGTTTTCTTCGGTTGCACAGGCAGAGAACAACGCGACGGATAAAGGTTGGTTCTCTACTTTTACGGATAATGTTTCGCAGACCTGGTCAGCGCCTGAACATTATGATCTCTATGTCCCGGCAATAACGTGGCATGCGCGCTTTGCTTACGACAAAGAGAAAACGGATAAATACAACGAGCGTCCCTGGGGAGCGGGTTTTGGTCAGTCGCGCTGGGATGAAAAAGGAAACTGGCATGGCATCTACCTGATGGCCTTCAAAGACTCCTTTAACAAGTGGGAACCGATTGGCGGCTACGGCTGGGAAAAAACCTGGCGCCCGCTGGCGGATGAGAACTTCCACGTTGGTCTGGGCTATACCGCCGGGGTGACCGCGCGCGACAACTGGAAGTACATTCCGATCCCCGTATTGCTGCCTCTGGCCTCTGTTGGTTACGGCCCTGCAACGTTCCAGATGACCTACATTCCGGGAACGTATAACAACGGTAACGTTTACTTCGCCTGGATGCGTTTTCAGTTTTAA
- the crcB gene encoding fluoride efflux transporter CrcB, which produces MLQLLLAVFIGGGTGSVARWLLSMRFNPLHQAIPLGTLAANLIGAFIIGMGLAWFNRMTHIDPMWKVLITTGFCGGLTTFSTFSAETVFLFQEGRIGWALVNIAINMIGSFAMTGIAFWLFSSVSTH; this is translated from the coding sequence GTGTTACAACTCCTTTTAGCTGTTTTTATTGGTGGAGGCACGGGGAGCGTTGCGAGGTGGTTACTGAGTATGCGGTTTAATCCCCTGCACCAGGCGATTCCATTAGGAACGCTGGCCGCCAACCTGATTGGTGCTTTTATTATTGGTATGGGGCTGGCCTGGTTTAACCGGATGACGCACATCGATCCTATGTGGAAAGTCTTGATTACCACCGGCTTCTGCGGCGGTTTGACCACCTTTTCAACCTTTTCCGCGGAAACGGTTTTTCTCTTTCAGGAAGGACGTATCGGCTGGGCGCTGGTGAATATCGCGATCAACATGATCGGATCTTTCGCGATGACGGGGATCGCATTTTGGCTTTTTTCCTCTGTAAGCACGCATTAA
- a CDS encoding deaminated glutathione amidase, with protein MYVAVGQFAVTPDWRVNAVQCVNLMIQARQKGASLLVLPEALLARDDNDPDLSVKSAQALDGEFLQQLLAQSVGSTMTTVLTVHVPSTPGRAVNTLVAIRDGAIVARYAKLHLYDAFSIQESRRVDPGDVVPPLIDIDGFKVGLMTCYDLRFPELAVHLALQGAKVLVLPAAWVKGPLKEQHWATLLAARALDTTCYVVAAGECGNKNIGQSRVVDPLGVTIAAAAEAPVMLMAEIILERVALARQQLPVLRNRRFAPPQLL; from the coding sequence ATGTATGTTGCGGTAGGGCAGTTTGCGGTCACGCCTGACTGGCGGGTTAACGCAGTGCAGTGCGTTAACCTGATGATACAGGCCCGACAGAAAGGCGCGTCGCTGCTGGTGCTTCCTGAGGCGTTGCTGGCAAGGGATGATAACGACCCGGATTTGTCCGTGAAGTCCGCACAGGCCCTTGACGGCGAATTTTTACAACAGCTGCTCGCTCAGAGCGTAGGCAGTACGATGACCACCGTCTTAACCGTGCACGTTCCCTCAACGCCGGGTCGCGCAGTGAATACGCTGGTGGCTATTCGTGACGGTGCCATTGTTGCGCGCTACGCCAAGCTTCATCTCTATGATGCGTTCAGCATCCAGGAGTCGCGACGCGTTGATCCGGGAGATGTCGTCCCACCGCTCATTGATATCGACGGGTTTAAGGTGGGGTTGATGACCTGCTATGACCTGCGTTTCCCGGAGCTGGCGGTGCATCTGGCGCTGCAGGGGGCGAAGGTGCTGGTATTGCCCGCCGCATGGGTTAAGGGGCCGCTAAAAGAGCAACACTGGGCTACGCTGCTTGCGGCACGCGCGCTGGACACGACCTGTTATGTTGTTGCCGCCGGGGAGTGCGGCAATAAAAACATCGGGCAGAGCAGGGTGGTTGATCCCCTGGGAGTGACGATTGCCGCCGCAGCGGAAGCGCCGGTTATGCTGATGGCGGAGATAATTTTAGAAAGAGTTGCGCTTGCGCGTCAGCAATTACCTGTTCTTCGCAACCGTCGCTTTGCGCCACCGCAATTATTGTGA
- the tatE gene encoding twin-arginine translocase subunit TatE encodes MGEISITKLLVVAALVVLLFGTKKLRTLGGDLGAAIKGFKKAMNDDDAAAKKSADDIPAEKLSHKE; translated from the coding sequence ATGGGTGAGATTAGTATTACCAAACTGCTGGTGGTTGCCGCACTGGTCGTCCTGCTGTTTGGTACCAAGAAGTTACGCACGCTGGGTGGTGACCTGGGGGCTGCCATCAAAGGCTTTAAGAAAGCGATGAACGACGATGACGCAGCTGCGAAGAAAAGCGCTGACGACATCCCGGCAGAGAAGCTTTCCCACAAAGAGTAA
- the lipA gene encoding lipoyl synthase, protein MSKPIVMERGVKYRDADKMALIPVKNVATEREALLRKPEWMKIKLPADSSRIQGIKAAMRKNGLHSVCEEASCPNLAECFNHGTATFMILGAICTRRCPFCDVAHGRPVAPDANEPQKLAQTIADMALRYVVITSVDRDDLRDGGAQHFADCITAIREKSPNIKIETLVPDFRGRMDRALDILTATPPDVFNHNLENVPRLYRQVRPGADYNWSLKLLERFKEAHPHIPTKSGLMVGLGETNDEIIDVMRDLRRHGVTMLTLGQYLQPSRHHLPVQRYVSPDEFDEMKAEALAMGFTHAACGPFVRSSYHADMQAKGEEVK, encoded by the coding sequence ATGAGTAAACCCATTGTGATGGAACGCGGTGTAAAATACCGCGATGCCGATAAAATGGCCCTTATCCCGGTTAAAAACGTGGCTACAGAGCGCGAGGCGCTGTTAAGAAAACCGGAATGGATGAAAATCAAACTTCCGGCAGACTCTTCGCGTATCCAGGGGATCAAAGCGGCGATGCGTAAGAATGGCCTTCACTCTGTTTGTGAAGAAGCCTCTTGCCCGAACCTTGCTGAATGTTTCAATCACGGCACCGCGACGTTTATGATTCTGGGTGCCATCTGTACCCGCCGCTGCCCATTCTGCGACGTGGCGCATGGCCGCCCGGTGGCCCCCGATGCCAACGAGCCGCAAAAACTGGCGCAAACCATCGCCGACATGGCGCTGCGTTATGTGGTTATCACCTCCGTTGACCGCGACGATCTGCGTGATGGCGGTGCTCAGCACTTCGCTGACTGCATTACTGCCATTCGCGAAAAAAGCCCGAACATCAAAATCGAGACGCTGGTTCCTGACTTCCGCGGCCGTATGGACCGCGCGCTGGATATCCTGACCGCGACGCCGCCAGATGTGTTTAACCACAACCTGGAGAACGTTCCGCGTCTTTACCGTCAGGTGCGTCCGGGAGCCGACTATAACTGGTCTCTGAAGCTGCTGGAGCGCTTTAAAGAAGCACATCCGCATATCCCGACCAAGTCAGGTCTGATGGTTGGTCTGGGTGAAACTAATGACGAAATCATCGACGTCATGCGCGATCTGCGCCGCCACGGTGTGACCATGTTGACGCTCGGCCAGTATCTGCAGCCAAGCCGTCACCACCTGCCGGTACAGCGCTACGTGAGCCCGGATGAATTTGACGAGATGAAAGCCGAAGCGCTGGCGATGGGCTTTACCCACGCGGCTTGTGGTCCATTTGTTCGTTCTTCTTACCATGCGGATATGCAGGCGAAAGGCGAAGAAGTCAAATAA
- a CDS encoding YbeF family transcriptional regulator produces MEYNNLPAKRLNDPGGEDKPQIFRTLRNIDLNLLTIFEAVYVHKGIVNAAKILNLTPSAISQSIQKLRAIFPDPLFIRKGQGVTPTAYATHLHEYISQGLESILGALDLTGSYDKQRTITIGCSPSVGVLVMPAIFQAVKEHAPQLLLRNVPLNEPDVQLAQFQTDLVIESGSFSARALGQNVLYADNLVLVCRKQHPVLSEPLSIENLRNYDHSSFMTEGQSNHALRQRIDEIFPERQISFSSYNMFTTASLIGSSDMLCIMPSRLYNLLRKCWPLESIPLSQLNAESIEISLHYNKLSLRDPVLENVIRIIRQAF; encoded by the coding sequence GTGGAGTATAATAATTTACCAGCCAAACGCCTGAATGACCCTGGTGGCGAAGATAAGCCGCAAATTTTTCGGACTTTACGTAATATTGATCTCAATTTACTGACTATTTTTGAGGCAGTATATGTCCATAAGGGTATCGTTAATGCTGCGAAAATTCTTAATCTCACGCCATCGGCAATAAGTCAGTCAATTCAAAAGCTACGGGCTATATTTCCCGACCCCTTATTTATCCGTAAGGGCCAGGGCGTCACGCCAACGGCCTATGCGACACATCTCCACGAATACATCAGCCAGGGGCTGGAGTCGATTCTGGGTGCGCTGGATTTAACCGGAAGCTATGACAAACAGAGAACCATCACCATCGGCTGCTCCCCTTCTGTCGGCGTGCTGGTGATGCCCGCGATCTTCCAGGCCGTGAAAGAGCATGCGCCTCAGCTTCTGCTTCGCAATGTGCCTCTTAACGAACCTGACGTTCAGCTTGCTCAGTTCCAGACGGACCTGGTCATCGAAAGCGGCAGCTTTAGCGCCCGAGCGCTGGGGCAAAATGTGCTTTACGCGGATAACCTGGTGCTGGTTTGCCGCAAGCAGCACCCCGTCCTCAGCGAGCCGTTATCCATTGAAAACCTGCGCAACTACGACCACTCGTCTTTCATGACCGAAGGACAGTCTAACCACGCTCTGCGTCAGCGTATTGACGAAATTTTCCCGGAACGTCAGATCAGTTTCAGCAGTTACAATATGTTCACCACCGCATCCCTGATTGGTAGCAGCGATATGCTGTGCATCATGCCTTCACGCCTGTATAACCTGCTGCGGAAATGCTGGCCGCTGGAGAGTATTCCGCTAAGCCAGCTCAATGCAGAATCTATCGAGATTTCACTGCATTACAACAAGCTCAGCTTGCGCGATCCGGTACTGGAAAACGTCATCCGCATTATCCGTCAGGCCTTCTGA
- the lipB gene encoding lipoyl(octanoyl) transferase LipB, protein MYQDKILVRHLGLQPYEPVSQAMHEFTDSRDDTTPDEIWLVEHLPVFTQGQAGKAEHLLMTGDIPVIQSDRGGQVTYHGPGQQVMYVLLNLKRRKLGVRELVTLLEQTVVNTLAEYGIDAHPRADAPGVYVGEMKICSLGLRIRKGCSFHGLALNINMDLTPFQRINPCGYAGMEMTQMRQWVDTATPENIRPVLLKNVLALLNNPPHEYIPA, encoded by the coding sequence TTGTATCAGGATAAAATTCTGGTCCGTCATCTCGGGCTGCAACCTTATGAGCCTGTCTCTCAGGCTATGCACGAGTTCACCGATTCACGCGATGACACAACCCCTGATGAGATTTGGCTGGTCGAACATCTGCCGGTATTTACGCAGGGCCAGGCGGGAAAAGCGGAACACTTATTAATGACGGGCGATATCCCGGTGATCCAGAGCGATCGTGGCGGACAGGTGACTTACCACGGTCCGGGTCAGCAGGTCATGTACGTCCTGCTTAATCTGAAGCGCAGAAAGCTTGGCGTACGTGAGCTGGTGACGTTACTGGAACAGACCGTCGTCAACACGCTGGCGGAGTATGGGATTGACGCGCATCCGCGTGCCGATGCGCCGGGCGTCTACGTTGGCGAAATGAAGATCTGCTCTCTGGGGCTACGTATTCGTAAAGGTTGTTCCTTCCACGGTCTGGCATTGAATATTAATATGGATCTTACGCCTTTCCAGCGCATAAACCCCTGCGGCTACGCCGGCATGGAAATGACGCAAATGCGCCAGTGGGTCGATACCGCTACGCCAGAAAATATACGTCCCGTGCTTCTGAAGAATGTGTTAGCGCTACTTAACAATCCCCCGCACGAATATATCCCTGCTTAA
- the ybeD gene encoding DUF493 family protein YbeD produces the protein MKTKLNELLEFPTPFTYKVMGLAKPELVDQVVEVVQRHAPGDYSPSVKPSSKGNYHSVSITITATHIEQVETLYEELGNIEIVRMVL, from the coding sequence ATGAAAACCAAACTTAACGAACTGCTTGAATTCCCTACCCCGTTTACCTACAAAGTAATGGGTCTGGCGAAACCTGAGCTGGTTGATCAGGTGGTTGAAGTGGTACAGCGCCATGCGCCGGGTGACTACTCTCCGTCAGTAAAACCAAGCAGCAAGGGCAACTACCACTCGGTTTCTATTACCATCACTGCCACACATATCGAGCAGGTTGAGACGCTGTACGAAGAGCTCGGCAATATCGAAATCGTTCGTATGGTGCTGTAG
- the dacA gene encoding D-alanyl-D-alanine carboxypeptidase DacA, translating into MKTTFSARFVQRMALTTALCAAALSAAHADDLNIKTMIPGVPQIDAESYILIDYNSGKVLAEQNADARRDPASLTKMMTSYVIGQAMKAGKFKETDLVTIGNDAWATGNPVFKGSSLMFLKPGMQVPVSQLIRGINLQSGNDACVAMADFAAGSQDAFVGLMNSYVNALGLKNSHFQTVHGLDADGQYSSARDMALIGQALIRDVPNEYSIYKEKEFTFNGIRQTNRNGLLWDNSLNVDGIKTGHTDKAGYNLVASATEGQMRLISAVMGGRTFKGRETESKKLLTWGFRFFETVNPLKAGKEFASEPVWFGDNDRASLGVDKDLYLTIPRGRMKDLKASYVLNTTELHAPLHKNQVVGTINFQLDGKTIDQRPLVVLEEIPEGNFFGKIIDYIKLMFHHWFG; encoded by the coding sequence ATGAAGACCACTTTTTCTGCTCGTTTTGTGCAGCGCATGGCGCTGACCACGGCCCTTTGCGCGGCTGCACTCTCTGCAGCTCATGCTGATGACCTGAATATCAAGACCATGATCCCTGGCGTTCCGCAAATCGACGCGGAATCCTACATCCTGATCGATTACAACTCTGGCAAAGTGCTGGCAGAACAGAATGCCGATGCCCGCCGTGACCCGGCCAGCCTGACCAAAATGATGACCAGCTACGTCATCGGCCAGGCAATGAAAGCCGGTAAGTTCAAAGAGACGGATCTGGTCACCATCGGCAACGATGCGTGGGCTACCGGGAACCCGGTTTTCAAAGGTTCCTCGCTGATGTTCCTGAAACCGGGAATGCAGGTTCCGGTTTCTCAGTTAATTCGTGGCATTAACCTGCAGTCCGGTAACGATGCCTGCGTGGCCATGGCCGATTTCGCCGCCGGTAGTCAGGATGCGTTCGTGGGCCTGATGAACAGCTACGTAAATGCCCTGGGTCTGAAGAACAGCCACTTCCAGACCGTACACGGTCTCGATGCAGACGGTCAGTACAGCTCCGCGCGTGATATGGCGCTGATCGGTCAGGCGCTGATCCGCGACGTACCTAACGAGTACTCTATCTACAAAGAGAAAGAGTTCACCTTCAACGGCATTCGTCAGACCAACCGTAACGGCCTGCTGTGGGATAACAGCCTGAACGTTGACGGCATCAAAACCGGCCACACCGACAAAGCCGGTTACAACCTGGTGGCCTCTGCCACTGAAGGCCAGATGCGCCTGATCTCTGCCGTGATGGGCGGTCGCACCTTTAAAGGTCGCGAAACCGAGAGTAAGAAGCTGCTGACCTGGGGCTTCCGTTTCTTCGAAACCGTGAACCCGCTGAAAGCAGGCAAAGAATTTGCTTCTGAACCCGTCTGGTTCGGCGATAACGATCGTGCTTCTCTGGGCGTGGATAAAGACCTCTACCTGACCATTCCACGCGGTCGTATGAAGGATCTGAAAGCAAGCTATGTGCTCAACACCACCGAACTGCATGCCCCGCTGCATAAAAACCAGGTGGTGGGTACCATCAACTTCCAGCTGGACGGTAAAACGATCGACCAGCGTCCACTCGTGGTATTGGAAGAAATTCCTGAAGGCAATTTCTTCGGCAAAATCATTGATTACATTAAACTGATGTTCCATCACTGGTTTGGCTAA